ACCGGCTGCGCGGGCCGCAAAACGTTCGATCCTGGACAACCAAATCAACGATTCGGCAATTCCGCGACCGATTGCACTTATGCTGGGGCTTGCGCGTGGCGGGTGGATGTGGCGCGTAGGTCGCCTGAAGGCTCGACTCCAGCGCCAGCGCACCTCTCTACGACTTGCCGTTTTTTTCGATTCGGTCCCAGCGGATGGCGTGCTGGTCGTTGGTCAAGCGGCGGTAGCTGATCATGATCGAACCGAGCGTGCCGATCGCAACGGTTGCGGCGATCAGGAACATGATCACGATTTGATACTTGACCGCCGACATCGGGTCGACTCCCGATAGCAATTGCCCAGTCATCATCCCCGGCAGGCTAACGATTCCCGCGACGGTCATCGCGTTCATGATCGGAATCATTCCGGTTCGCATCGCCGATCGGACCGTCGGGCGGACCGCTTCCCAACGCGTCGCTCCCAGGCAGAGCGCTCCGTCGATCACCGCTCGGCCGCGACTGAGTTCGCTGAGGAACCGATCCAGGCCGAGCGAGATCCCTGTCAACGCGTTCCCCAAGATCATCCCGACCAGCGGAATCAGATACTGC
Above is a genomic segment from Rosistilla ulvae containing:
- a CDS encoding ABC transporter permease, giving the protein MSNLPFDFPLAATTAYIDLAWWQVAIAASLILINAAVSLALRLDLGKRFLVASVRLTLQLILVGYVLQWIFTVNQPAAVLAIVALMTTIAGLSAVGRSELRYPGIYVTSLISVWASSWIVAAIAVVWVVQPDPWWRPQYLIPLVGMILGNALTGISLGLDRFLSELSRGRAVIDGALCLGATRWEAVRPTVRSAMRTGMIPIMNAMTVAGIVSLPGMMTGQLLSGVDPMSAVKYQIVIMFLIAATVAIGTLGSIMISYRRLTNDQHAIRWDRIEKNGKS